A window of Gammaproteobacteria bacterium contains these coding sequences:
- a CDS encoding formate dehydrogenase accessory sulfurtransferase FdhD, with product MNTASYRPQLSAAGLAATRTAEVMDEYGELREVQLTGERPLTLYVDKREVVTLMTLGGQPELLALGYLRNQGFVRDLAAIESVQVDWDVDSVAITTRAGINDWEEKLSTRTVTTGCGQGTVFGRMMDHLDGLQVTPPVISQGRLYALLTALADHNAIYRQAGAVHACALCRDDQVLSFVEDVGRHNAADAIAGHMWLEDIDGQDKIFYTTGRLTSEMVIKVAQMGVPILLSRSGVTQMGLDIARRIGVVLIARAKGRHFLVYNGASHVELDARPPERPGVHLEAAQ from the coding sequence ATGAATACAGCTTCATACAGGCCTCAACTCAGCGCGGCCGGACTCGCCGCCACGCGCACGGCCGAGGTCATGGACGAATACGGTGAGCTGCGCGAAGTGCAGCTCACCGGTGAGCGACCGCTCACCCTGTATGTCGACAAACGCGAGGTGGTCACGCTGATGACGCTGGGCGGCCAGCCCGAGCTGCTGGCTCTGGGCTATCTGCGCAATCAGGGTTTCGTCCGCGACCTGGCGGCCATCGAAAGCGTGCAGGTCGACTGGGACGTCGACTCTGTCGCGATAACCACCCGCGCCGGCATCAACGACTGGGAGGAAAAGCTTTCCACCCGCACGGTGACCACCGGCTGCGGCCAGGGAACGGTTTTCGGCCGCATGATGGATCATCTCGACGGGCTGCAGGTCACGCCGCCGGTCATCAGCCAGGGGCGGCTTTACGCCCTGCTCACCGCGCTCGCCGATCACAACGCCATTTACCGCCAGGCCGGTGCGGTCCATGCGTGCGCGCTGTGCCGCGACGATCAGGTGTTGAGCTTCGTGGAGGACGTCGGACGCCACAACGCGGCCGACGCCATCGCCGGCCACATGTGGCTGGAGGACATCGACGGCCAGGACAAGATCTTCTACACCACGGGGCGGCTGACCTCTGAGATGGTGATCAAGGTCGCCCAGATGGGCGTGCCCATCCTGCTGTCGCGCTCCGGCGTGACGCAGATGGGCCTGGACATCGCACGCCGCATCGGCGTGGTATTGATCGCCCGCGCCAAGGGCCGGCATTTTCTCGTGTACAACGGCGCCAGCCATGTTGAACTCGACGCGCGTCCGCCGGAACGACCGGGCGTGCATCTGGAGGCTGCACAATGA